The following are from one region of the Lineus longissimus chromosome 19, tnLinLong1.2, whole genome shotgun sequence genome:
- the LOC135502711 gene encoding DNA endonuclease RBBP8-like has product MHGHDCAGCKDYYDYLPEEERQKRMQESSRHRAYYVPPDTPPNFWCLNIPSTQSLSMNMKGHLDESFSAGPASIKSPEPKPAKAKGKEKFRRKNKLTILPPKFDDKS; this is encoded by the exons ATGCATGGACATGACTGTGCTGGATGTAAGGAT TATTACGATTATCTACCTGAGGAAGAGCGACAGAAACGAATGCAAGAATCGTCCCGCCATCGAGCTTATTACGTCCCTCCAGACACACCGCCAAATTTCTGGTGTCTGAACATCCCATCGACACAGAGTCTTAGCATGAACATGAAAG GTCACCTCGATGAATCCTTTTCTGCTGGACCGGCCAGCATCAAATCACCCGAACCGAAACCAGCCAAAGCCAAGGGAAAGGAGAAGTTCCGTCGCAAAAACAAATTGACGATTCTACCTCCGAAATTCGATGATAAAAGCTGA